The genomic stretch GGGTCCGCCCGGTCAGCGGCTGGAGTTCGAGCCACGCGGCTTTCTTGCCAGCGCTGTCGACCACGCGATACTTGGTCTTGGCCGATTGCCCGCCTTCGTGATCGACATGCATCTTCTCACCGCCGGAGCCCGGCTGCTTGGCGAGCGGCGCCTCGATCACGCCTTCGCGGATTTCGGGCACGCCGACGACCAGCGCCCAGTAGATCTTCTTCGCGCTGCGCCCCGAGAAGCGCTTGGAGAAGAACGATGCGCTGCCCGGCGTCTTCGCCACCAGCAGCACGCCCGATGTATCCTTGTCGAGCCGATGGACGAGGCGTGGGCGCACGTCCTCCTCGCCCGGCGCGAAAGCGTCGAGCAGGCCGTCGACATGATGCGTCGTCCCGGTGCCGCCTTGCGTGGCGAGGCCCGGCGGTTTGTTCAGCACGATCGCACTCTTGGTCTGCTTGACGACCATGTCGTGCGCTTCGCTAATCTCGTCCTCGGTCAGCGGGCGCTTGGCCTTGGGCTTCTTGTGCGGCGCATCGCCGCCCGGCGGCACGCGGATCTGCTGGCCCGCGGCGATCCGGTCGTCGGGTTTGGCGCGCTTGCCGTCGACGCGGATCTGGCCGGTGCGCGCCCATTTGCTGACCGTGCCGAAGCCGACCTGCGGCAGGTGCCGTTTGAACCAGCGGTCGAGGCGGACCCCGTCATCGTCCTGCTCGACGGTGAAAGTGCGGACTTCGTCGGCGGTTTTCATGCGAAGCTCCGCATCACGGTGAGGCCGACCATCAGCGCGCTGATGCCGAGCGCAAAGCTGAGGATCGCGTAGAGTGCGGCGAAGAGGAACTGCCCGCGCTCGATCAGCAGGACCATCTCCAGGCTGAAGGCGCTGAATGTCGTAAACCCGCCCAGCAGGCCGACGCCGAGCAGCAAGCGCATCTGTTCGCCATCGCCGCTGCTGCGGAAGGCCAGCCAGCCCGCCAGCAACCCCATGGCGAGGCTGCCGACAGCATTGGCGGCGAGCGTCGCCCAAGGGAGCAGCGTGACCATCTGCGGCCCCAGCCACCACGTCATGCCGCGCCCAAGCTGATAGCGCAGAACTGCGCCGATCGCGCCGCCGAGAGCGACGTTGAGGCTTGCAAGGACGGGGGAGTAGGTAGACATTGCTGCAAGCGCCCCTAGCGCCTCGCGCGGGAAACGGGAAGCGCGCAGTCAGCGCTTGCCTTTTGCGCCTCGAATCCGTATGTGCGCCCCGGTTCGAGCCGATCCGGAACGGATTCGGCGCGTTTTTCGTTTATCCAACGAAGCACTATTCAAGGAGGCATACCCCGCCAGCAGCGGGCTCTGGCCCGCAAGTCGAGGTATTGAAGTTTATGCAGATCATGGTTCGCGATAACAATGTCGACCAGGCCCTCCGCGCGCTCAAGAAGAAGCTGCAGCGGGAAGGCGTCTATCGCGAAATGAAGCTGCGTCGCCACTACGAAAAGCCGAGCGAAAAGCGCGCCCGCGAAAAGGCCGCCGCCGTTCGCCGCGCCCGCAAGCTCGAGCGCAAGCGGATGGAGCGCGACGGGGTCAAGTAATCCCGGCTTGCGACACCAAAAAAGCTAAGCCATGAGGGCGCGGAGAAATCCGCGCCCTTTGCGTATCACAGGCGAATTTGCATGACCGAGATTACCCGCGTTCCCCTCCAGCCCATTTCCAAGGGCTCGCTCACCAAGCTGTGGATCGGCGTGATCATCGCCGTGCTGCTCGGCGCGGGCCTTGCCTGGGCGGCCGTACCCAAGGGCGTGTCGGTCGAGACCGTCGCCGAGGGCACCGGCGAATCGCCTCAGGTCGGTGACGTGGTGTTCGTGAATTACGTCGGCAAACTTACCGACGGGACCGAATTCGACCGCTCGCAGCCGCTGCCGATTCCGCCGGGCCTGTTCCCGGACGGCAATCCCCTCCTGCTGCAGGAAGGCGCGATCATCGATGGCTTCATCGAAGGGCTGACGCAGATGAAGAAGGGCGGTGAGTACGTCCTCACCATTCCCGCGGACCAGGCTTATGGCGCCGAACCGCCGCCGGGCTCGCCGATCCCCGCCAACGCCGATCTCGTATTCGAAGTCGAGGTGGTGGACTTCATGAGCGAGGAAGACTTCCAGGCGCGTGCCGCCGCCATGCAGCAGATGATGCAGCAACAGCAGCAGCAGGGCGCACCCGGGGCAGCACCCCCGGCCGAGTAAGCCGGGTCGCGCGAATTCTTGAAGCTGCGGAGCGCCGCTGCTAGCTGCGCTTTGCAACCGGTCAACACCAGGAACGGAAAGGACGGCAGCCATGTCCGTCGATAAGGCCACCGTGGCGAAGATCGCCTCGCTGGCGCGCATCAAGATGGGTGACGAAGAGCTCGAGCGGATGGTGCCCGAGCTCAACAACATCCTCGAATGGGTCGAACAGCTGGGCGAGGTCGATGTGTCCGGCGTCGAGCCGATGACCGCGGTGATCGAAAACAAACTGCGCCTGCGCGACGACGTGGTCGATGCCGACCCCAAGACCGCCGGCGGTCGCCGCGAAGATGTGCTCGCCAATGCGCCGGCGGCCGAACACGGCTTCTTCGGTGTGCCCAAGGTGATCGAATAATGACCGACCTTACGAACCTTGGCGTCAAGGATATCCGCGACGGTGTCGCTTCCGGCGAGTTCACCGCGCGCGAAGTGGCCGAAGCGTTCAACGCCGCCGTGGCGGAAGCCGCCGGCCTAAACGCCTTCATCGTCACCACGCCCGACCATGCTCTCGCAGCTGCCGACGCAGTCGACGCGAAGCGCGCCAAGGGCGAGGATCTTGGTAAAATGGGCGGCGTGCCGATCGGGATGAAGGACCTGTTCGCCACCAAAGGCGTGCAAACCACCGCCGCGAGCCACATCCTCGAAGGCTTCGACCCGCAATATGAAAGCACCGTCTCGCAGAACCTGTGGGATGCGGGCGCGGGCATGCTGGGAAAGCTCAATCTCGACCAGTTTGCGATGGGTTCGTCGAACGAGACCAGCTATTTCGGCAACGTCAATTCGCCGTGGCGCAAGGCGGGCAGCAATGCCGCGATGAGCCCGGGCGGCTCCTCGGGCGGCTCTTCCTCAGCCGTCGCAGCACGCATCGCGCCTGCCGCCACCGGCACCGACACCGGCGGATCGATCCGTCAGCCCGCCGCCTTCACCGGCATTTGCGGCATCAAGCCGACCTATGGCCGCTGCAGCCGCTGGGGCGTCGTCGCCTTCGCCAGCAGCCTCGACCAGGCTGGCCCGATGGCGCGCACGGTCGAAGATTGCGCAATCATGCTGGAGGCGATGGCCGGGTTCGACCCGAAGGACGCGACCAGCCTGAAGATGGACGTGCCCGCATGGGAAGCGGGTCTTTCCGCCGACCTCAAGGGCAAGCGCATCGGTATTCCGAAAGAATACCGCATGGACGGCACCGATGAGGAAATTCTCAAGTCGTGGGAGCAGGGCAAGGAATGGCTGCGCGATGCAGGCGCGGAGATCGTCGACGTCTCGCTGCCGCACACGAAGTATGCGCTGCCCGCCTATTACATCGTCGCCCCGGCCGAAGCATCGAGCAACCTCGCGCGCTATGACGGCGTGCGCTATGGCCTGCGCGACCTGCCCGATGGGGCGGGCCTGCAGGACATGTACGCCGCCACCCGCGCCGAAGGCTTCGGTGACGAGGTCAAGCGCCGCATCCTGATCGGCACCTACGTGCTCTCGGCCGGCTTCTACGACGCCTATTACAACCAGGCGCAGAAGGTGCGTACGCTGGTGAGCCGCGACTTCGCCGAGGCTTTCGCGCAAGTCGACGCGATCCTCGCGCCGACCACGCCGACAGCGAGCTTCCCGCTGGGTTCGCTCAACGACGACCCGCTGACGATGTATCTCAACGACGTCTTCGCCGTCCCCGCATCGCTCGCCGGCCTGCCCGCGATGAGCGTGCCCGCTACGGTGAACTCGGACGGCCTGCCGCTCGGCCTGCAGATCGTCGGCAAGCCTTTCGACGAGCAGGGCGTGCTCAACGCAGGCCTCGCGATCCAGAGCCGTGCAAACTTCAACGCGCAGCCGGAGAAATGGTGGTGAGCACGTATCGCATCCAGGGCGCGACGGGCGAGTGGGAGGTCGTGATCGGCCTCGAGGTCCATGCGCAGGTCACTTCCAAAGCCAAGCTGTTCAGCGGCGCCTCGACTGCCTTCGGAGCGGAGCCGAATACGCAGGTCAGCCTCGTCGATGCGGCGATGCCCGGCATGCTGCCCGTGCCGAACGCGGAGTGCATCCGCCAGGCAGTGCGCACCGGCATGGCGATCGAGGCCCAGATCAACAAATACAGCCGCTTCGACCGCAAGAACTACTTCTACGCCGACTTGCCGCAGGGCTACCAGATCAGCCAGCTCTACCATCCGATCGTAGGCGAGGGGCAGTTGCTGATCGAGGCGGACGAGAAGGCCGGCATCGCCGAGGACAAGGTGATCGGCATCGAGCGTATCCATGTCGAACAGGACGCGGGCAAGCTGATGCACGACCAGCATCCGACCATGTCCTATGTCGACCTCAACCGTAGCGGCGTGGCGTTGATGGAGATCGTCTCCAAGCCCGACATGCGCTCGCCTGCCGAGGCTGGGGCCTATGTTCGCAAGCTACGCTCGATTCTGCGCTATGTCGGATCGTGCGACGGGAACATGGAAGAAGGCTCGATGCGCGCGGACGTGAACGTCAGCGT from Qipengyuania profundimaris encodes the following:
- a CDS encoding RluA family pseudouridine synthase produces the protein MKTADEVRTFTVEQDDDGVRLDRWFKRHLPQVGFGTVSKWARTGQIRVDGKRAKPDDRIAAGQQIRVPPGGDAPHKKPKAKRPLTEDEISEAHDMVVKQTKSAIVLNKPPGLATQGGTGTTHHVDGLLDAFAPGEEDVRPRLVHRLDKDTSGVLLVAKTPGSASFFSKRFSGRSAKKIYWALVVGVPEIREGVIEAPLAKQPGSGGEKMHVDHEGGQSAKTKYRVVDSAGKKAAWLELQPLTGRTHQLRVHCAAMGNPIVGDGKYGGKDAFLTGSISRKMHLHARRLIIDSPDGGKLDTTADLPEHFAASMEQLGFDPNQSDATPMRDDPPPKSREEKKQQARQHAKNYRKSQRGPRRARGGSGGKPSKPKGKR
- the crcB gene encoding fluoride efflux transporter CrcB encodes the protein MSTYSPVLASLNVALGGAIGAVLRYQLGRGMTWWLGPQMVTLLPWATLAANAVGSLAMGLLAGWLAFRSSGDGEQMRLLLGVGLLGGFTTFSAFSLEMVLLIERGQFLFAALYAILSFALGISALMVGLTVMRSFA
- the rpsU gene encoding 30S ribosomal protein S21, with protein sequence MQIMVRDNNVDQALRALKKKLQREGVYREMKLRRHYEKPSEKRAREKAAAVRRARKLERKRMERDGVK
- a CDS encoding FKBP-type peptidyl-prolyl cis-trans isomerase, with the protein product MTEITRVPLQPISKGSLTKLWIGVIIAVLLGAGLAWAAVPKGVSVETVAEGTGESPQVGDVVFVNYVGKLTDGTEFDRSQPLPIPPGLFPDGNPLLLQEGAIIDGFIEGLTQMKKGGEYVLTIPADQAYGAEPPPGSPIPANADLVFEVEVVDFMSEEDFQARAAAMQQMMQQQQQQGAPGAAPPAE
- the gatC gene encoding Asp-tRNA(Asn)/Glu-tRNA(Gln) amidotransferase subunit GatC, which codes for MSVDKATVAKIASLARIKMGDEELERMVPELNNILEWVEQLGEVDVSGVEPMTAVIENKLRLRDDVVDADPKTAGGRREDVLANAPAAEHGFFGVPKVIE
- the gatA gene encoding Asp-tRNA(Asn)/Glu-tRNA(Gln) amidotransferase subunit GatA, producing MTDLTNLGVKDIRDGVASGEFTAREVAEAFNAAVAEAAGLNAFIVTTPDHALAAADAVDAKRAKGEDLGKMGGVPIGMKDLFATKGVQTTAASHILEGFDPQYESTVSQNLWDAGAGMLGKLNLDQFAMGSSNETSYFGNVNSPWRKAGSNAAMSPGGSSGGSSSAVAARIAPAATGTDTGGSIRQPAAFTGICGIKPTYGRCSRWGVVAFASSLDQAGPMARTVEDCAIMLEAMAGFDPKDATSLKMDVPAWEAGLSADLKGKRIGIPKEYRMDGTDEEILKSWEQGKEWLRDAGAEIVDVSLPHTKYALPAYYIVAPAEASSNLARYDGVRYGLRDLPDGAGLQDMYAATRAEGFGDEVKRRILIGTYVLSAGFYDAYYNQAQKVRTLVSRDFAEAFAQVDAILAPTTPTASFPLGSLNDDPLTMYLNDVFAVPASLAGLPAMSVPATVNSDGLPLGLQIVGKPFDEQGVLNAGLAIQSRANFNAQPEKWW